The following proteins are encoded in a genomic region of Streptococcus constellatus subsp. constellatus:
- a CDS encoding ECF-type riboflavin transporter substrate-binding protein, with the protein MKNNSIRSVVATGIGAALFVVIGMISIPTPVPNTSIQLQYALQALFSVIFGPVVGFLTGFVGHALKDSLQYGNPWWSWVIASGLFGLIVGLFRKRIRATQGIFEVKDIISFNVIQVLANAIVWVVIAPLGDILIYNEPVNKVLVQGVVATISNGLTVAVAGTVLLLAYARTQTKSGSLKKD; encoded by the coding sequence ATGAAAAATAATTCAATAAGAAGTGTTGTCGCAACGGGGATTGGAGCAGCTCTCTTTGTTGTTATTGGAATGATTAGTATTCCAACACCTGTTCCAAATACTAGTATTCAATTGCAGTATGCTTTGCAAGCCTTGTTTAGTGTAATTTTCGGACCTGTCGTTGGATTTTTGACGGGCTTTGTCGGTCATGCACTAAAGGATTCATTGCAATATGGGAATCCTTGGTGGTCATGGGTCATTGCCAGTGGTTTGTTTGGTTTGATTGTTGGGCTATTTCGAAAACGGATTCGTGCTACGCAAGGGATTTTTGAGGTAAAAGATATTATATCTTTTAATGTGATTCAAGTATTAGCTAATGCAATAGTATGGGTTGTTATTGCCCCATTAGGGGATATTTTGATTTACAATGAGCCTGTCAATAAGGTTTTGGTACAAGGTGTTGTTGCAACGATTTCTAATGGCTTAACTGTTGCTGTTGCAGGAACAGTGCTTTTGCTGGCCTATGCTCGTACACAAACCAAATCGGGAAGTTTGAAAAAGGATTAG